The Halomonas elongata DSM 2581 DNA segment ATCCGATCATCGTGCACCCGGATGTCCGCCGCATGCTGCTGACCCAGAAGGCCTTCGCCGAGGGTGGCCGCATGCTGGTGCTCTATGCGGCGCAGATGGTCGATGTGGTGGAGCGCAGTGACGACACCGAGCAGACCGAGCGTGCCGAGACCCTGCTCGGCCTGCTGACGCCCATCGTCAAGGCGTTTCTCACCGAGGTCGGGTTCGAGGCGACCAATGAGGGCGTACAGGTGTTCGGCGGCCACGGCTTCATCCAGGAATGGGGCATGGAACAACTGGTGCGCGATGCCCGTATCACCCGTCTCTATGAAGGCACCACCGGTATCCAGGCGCTCGACCTGCTGGGCCGCAAGGTGTTGATGAGCCAGGGCGAGACGCTCAAGATCTTCACCAAGGAGATCCACAAGTTCTGCCAGGCCGAAGAAGGCAATCCCGACATGGCCGAGTTCGTTCGCCCGCTGGCCAAGCTCAATGCCGAGTGGGGCGAGCTGACCATGGGCGTGGGCATGAAAGCCATGAACGACCGTGAGGAAGTGGGTGCGGCCAGCGTCGACTACCTGATGTACTCCGGTTACGTGACGCTCGCCTACCTGTTCGCCCGCGCCGTGAAGCAGGCCAAGAGTGCCCTGGCCGCCGGCACTGATGATGCCGCCTTCTACCGCGCCAAGGTCAATACCGCGCGCTTCTACTATGAACGGCTGCTGCCGCGCACCCGGGCCCACGTCCAGATGATCCAGGCCGGTGGCGAGTCGCTGATGGCGCTGTCTCCCGACGACTTCGGTCGCGGGTTCGAAATCTGATTCCTGTGGCTTTCTCTTTCTTGTGACTCTCTCTGATCAGGCGCTCTGATCGGTGTTGCGGCGGGCCTTGCCCGCCGCTTTTTTATGGCCTGACGTGGGGCGGTGTCGATTTCGGCAGTTTGCGGGCGACCAGCGGGATGGGGGGTTATCTTGTGTCTGATGCCGGCGATGCTGGTTGCACGATCCGCTTCGCCTGCGCGCTGGAAGAGGCTTGGCCCTGTCGTGAGCCGTCTCCCACGGGATGGCGGATCGGGATCGATGGGGCCGGATGAAACGCATCGACCGATGGAGGGCGACATGACGAATCTCAACCGGGCCACCATGATACCGACCTTGCGCTACCACGATGCCGCCCAGGCGATCGACTGGCTGTGCGAGGCATTCGGTTTCGAACGGCATCTGGTGGTGGAAGACGACGACGGCGGCATCGCCCATGCCCAACTGACCTTCGGCAACGGCATGGTCATGCTGGGTTCGGCGCGAGAAGGAGAATTCGATCGCTGGCAGGTTCCCATGGCCACGCCGGATGCCGCTGTGACACAGAGCCCTTATGTCATCGTCGACGACGTCGATGCCCATCATCGTCAGGCCGTGGCAGCGGGTGCACGAGTGCTGATGCCGCCCGAGGATCAGCCTTATGGCGGGCGCCTGTATAGCTGTCGCGATCTCGAGGGGCATCTGTGGAACTTCGGCAGCTACGATCCCTGGCAGGATGCCGGAAGTTGACTGCGTGAATGGCGCGAGCTGCTATCTTGGCTAGTCGCCTGACAGTTTTCGGTGCGGCGAGCGCCGAGGATAACAAGACGCGATGAGGAGACGCGCAAATGGCGACCTTGACGATCAATGGGCAGACCCATGAGCTGGATGTGCCTGATGAAATGCCCTTGCTGTGGGCATTGCGCGACGTGGTGGGCCTGACCGGTACCAAGTATGGCTGCGGCATGTCGTTGTGTGGCGCCTGTACCGTGCATCTGGACGGTGAGGCGACGCGTTCCTGTGTTACGCCCGTCTCGGCGGTGGGGGAGCGCGAGATCACCACGATCGAGGCGGTGGGTGACGAGCGCATCGGCGAGGCGGTGCAGGCGGCCTGGCGCAAGCTCGATGTCGTGCAGTGCGGTTACTGCCAGTCCGGGCAGATCATGGCGGCCGTGGCACTGCTCAGTGAAAACGCCGATCCCAGCGACGACGACATCGATTCGGTGATGAGCGGCAACATCTGCCGCTGCGCAACCTATGTACGCATTCGCGCCGCCATTCATGAAGCCGCCACTTCCCTGGCATGAGGAGATCGACGATGGGCATTTTCGACCCCAAACCGACGTCCCGGCCCCGCACCGAGGTCGTCAACATCAGTCGTCGTCACTTCCTGCAGGGTTCTGCCGGCCTGGCACTGGGCGTCTACCTGTCGCCCTTGCTGATGCGCGGCGGGCAGGTGCAGGCGGAGGAGGTCGCAGCCAGTGAAGGCGATGACTTTTCCCCCAATGCCTTCGTGCGCATCGGCACCGATGGCGCGGTGGTCGTGGTCGCCAAGCATCTGGAAATGGGACAAGGCACCTACACCGGCCTCGCCACCCTGGTGGCCGAAGAACTCGACGCCGACTGGCGCGATGTATCCGTGGAGGGGGCTCCAGCGGATGCCGAGCGCTACAAGAACCTGGCGTTCGGCATGCAGGGCACCGGTGGCAGTACCGCCATTGCCAATTCCTACGAGCAGATGCGGCATGCCGGCGCGACGGCCCGGGCCATGCTGGTGGCGGCCGCCGCCGAACGCTGGCAGGTGCCTGCCGAGGAGATCCATGTGCGCGAGGGGCGCTTGCGCCATGAGTCGTCCGGTAACGAGAGCGGTTTCGGCGAGCTGGTGGAAGCGGCCGCCGAGTTGCCGGTGCCGGAGGACGTGACGCTCAAGGATCCCGACGACTTTCGCCTGATCGGCAAGCTCGATACACCACGCCAGGACAGCCCGGCGAAGACCGATGGCAGTGCCATCTTCACCCAGGACATGACCCGTCCCGGCATGTTGATCGCGGTGCCGGCGCATCCGCCGACGTTCGGCGCTACCTTGGCCTCGGTCGATGACAGCAAGGCAC contains these protein-coding regions:
- a CDS encoding VOC family protein yields the protein MTNLNRATMIPTLRYHDAAQAIDWLCEAFGFERHLVVEDDDGGIAHAQLTFGNGMVMLGSAREGEFDRWQVPMATPDAAVTQSPYVIVDDVDAHHRQAVAAGARVLMPPEDQPYGGRLYSCRDLEGHLWNFGSYDPWQDAGS
- a CDS encoding (2Fe-2S)-binding protein gives rise to the protein MATLTINGQTHELDVPDEMPLLWALRDVVGLTGTKYGCGMSLCGACTVHLDGEATRSCVTPVSAVGEREITTIEAVGDERIGEAVQAAWRKLDVVQCGYCQSGQIMAAVALLSENADPSDDDIDSVMSGNICRCATYVRIRAAIHEAATSLA